ATGTCGGTTACGGTAATAGAAGGCATGTCAATGTCAAACTGACCGCTCAGGATGTTCTTGCCATCGCTTTTCAGTTTACCGTCTGCAATGCTAATCGCGCCGGTATGCTCACCGGTTACCTTGGTACCTTTCCAGGTTACCTTAGACTGGTTCTTCACTACTTTGTAGTCTACTCCTTTGCCGGCGAAAGCGAATGATCCTAACGCTACCAATGCCGCTAATACTGTGTTTCTAAGTTTCATCTTTTGTTGAGGTAATGTTTAACTGATGCAAATGTACAAACAATTAATGTATGTACATACAATATTTTATTATTTTTTTCCTCGCCTTGGTTCTAAAGCCCAATCAGGCAGCTTTTGCTGAGATTTTTTCCTAAGATATTCTGGATTTTGCTTCATGCCTATTGCCAAAAGAACGTGCAAGTATCAGCAAGAGGCCTATTCGCTGCATTTGCATTAATGGTGTTTTAGGGCTGTTTCCGGGAAAACGGGCTTAAAACAGGAAAAGGATTAGGTGCTAGATGGATTGAATGCTAGTCCCTGCCCTGCACCACCGTTTTCTGCAGCACGCCTTTGTCGGTGGAGAAAACGGTGTATTGGTTCTTCACCTCATTGTACTGCACGCTCACGGGATAGGCAGTCGTGATGGCATCCTGGCCCAGGGGTTGGGTCTGCACATCAAAGAGGTAGGCTTTCTTAGGGCCCGTTTCCCGCACCACGTATAGTTTACGGTCTCCACCGAAGTGGAAATACTGCACTTCCTTGGGCGAAGATGTGACGAAGCGCCGGTCCAGCAGCAGTTTCCCGTCCTGTTCAAACAGGGCCAACCGGCCGGGGTCTGAACGGGCAATGATAAAGGACTTCCCGCCCGCCTCGGGTACCAGCTGAAAGGTGCTGCGCCGGTCCGGCCTGAGCAACTGCTGCCGGTTCACAATTTCCCCGGTCAGGTCAAAGGTGATGATCTCACCGGACTGGGTCACGGTAGTGAAGGAGGAGCGCCGGAAGGAAATGCCAATCTTGGGAAACAGCCCCGAGCGGATGCTGGCATTGAGGTTGATCGGGAAGCCCGGATAGGATTCGCCCTGGGTCCCGAACGCGTTGACGAGGCCGTTTTCCTGCACCATTAATAACACATTGCGGCCGTTTACTTTCACGTGCTGGGGCGGCGCGGCCAACCTGCCGTCTAACCGCATAGGTCCCCAGCCGGGCTGCAGGTTGCCTTGCATGTCCAGAATAAAGACGTTGCCCAGGTTGTCATCTACCGCCAGCTTGTAGTTGCCGTTCTTGTCATAGTCAAAAACGGTGAGCCGCTGGAGCCGCAGGGTATCACCTAAGGTGAAAGGGAAATTGTCTACGTCCTGGCCGTTTTTATCAATGCAGTAAATGCGGTTGGCCGTGGCGAAGAAATATTTCAGGCGCTTGTCTGCCCCGTACGGGAGTTGGTGCACCGGGCCCATCACCTTACTGAAAAGAGTATCGGTCCAGTTGCGTTTGGCTTGCTTGGCCGCGCCTACCCCATACAGCACCAGGGAAGAATCCTGCAGGACCACTTCGTCACTGTTGTCTACCGGATACTGGGTCAGGAAGGGCTGGGTAATGAGGCCCTTACCCAGGTCAAAGGTTTCCACCTGCCAGATGCCTTCGCGGGCAATGGCGGCCTTGATGGAAGACTCCACCTGGTGGCGCAACACAATACTGGTGTAATACTGTTTCTCAGCGGCGCTGAACTGCACGCTCAAAAAGTTGAATTTCTTGATAATGGCGCTGTTGCGCAGCAGGCTGGCCTGTTGTTGGGGGCTCATGGCGCGCAGGAGCAGGTTCCAGGCATTGGCGGTATTGATGAACAGCCCCACGTTATCTTCCTGCTGTGACTCGTTTAAGAGCGGCTGCAGGGCCTCAGATTTACTCCAGACCTTGCCGGCCTCCACGTCGGTGAGCAGCGCCCGCATGGTCTGCACGTCATCTGTGAACAGGATATAATCGCCCAGCGTGGTGTAATAGGTTTGCTCAAAGCCTTTGAACAGGTCGCCAAACAACTGCTGCGGAAGTTCCCGGGCGGTGAGCAGCCGGATGGTGTTTTTGCCATGCTTTTCTTCGGTGCCGGCCGTGCGGCCCGGTTGCAGGCGGTTGAGCAGCGACTGCGTGTAGGCGGGGTTAGAGGCCTGCGCGAACAGGATTTTCTCGGGGCTGGTCTTGGTGTCATAGGCCTCCAGGTAGCAAAGCCCCAGCTCCCCGTTAAAGGAATTGGACAGCGTGTCTACAAAGGAAGATTCGGCCGTAGCCGGCCGAAGCACGCCCATCTGGTTCAGGCCCATGTGCAATACCACCGCGGCTCGGGTGGGCAGGATCTCGCGTAGTTTAAACGGTTTGGCGGCGTGCCCCTGCAGGCGGCTGTACAAAGAACCTTCCACGGTCTCAGGGTTAGAGAAGCCGTTCAGGAACAGACGGTTGTTGTCCAGCTTGAGCTCCAGCATGCTGTTGCGGCACAGGCTGCTGAGCAGGTTCACGTCATCCTGCATGTCCTTCTTCAGGAAAATGCCCAGCAGGTCTGGCAGGTGCTGGAAATTGATGAACACGTTGGCGTAAACATCGTTCTGGCTCAGGTAATTGGTGCTCTTGTAGTCCTTGGCCGGCGACTCCAGCTGGCCCCGGTTTATCTTCCGGATGATCTCCTCCACCAGCACGGTGCTGGGGCTGATGACCAGGTTGTTGTGGAAGCTGAAATAGGAAAGGTTGTCTTTGTTGTTTTTGTCAATGATATCGGTGATCTGGTAACCTTGGTAGTCGCGGTTCTCTATGCGGTACTCGCCGGTCTTAACCATGTGCTCCACCAGCGTCCGGATGTAGCGGTGCTCAGCCACGGTATTGACGGGTACATAGTAGATCAGTTCCTGCTCGGTGCGGCCCAGCACGTGCAGAGACACCAGCACGTTCTTTTTAGTCAGGAATCGGCGCAGCTGCACCCGGCCGCTAGAGAGGCTGTCTAAGAGCGAAATCTGGTCATCCAGGCGCAGCACGTAGGGCATTTCTGAGATGGTGGCCCACAGGTCTGACTGCTGCAAATGGTCTATGAAGCGCGGCGCATTGTTAGTTTCCACCACAAAAACGGCGTTGTCGGGCACAAGGGTCCAGAGGCTTACCTTTTCACGGGCCTCGGTCCATTTAGAAAATGCGTAAAAGCCCAGCGCCAACAGCACCACTGCACCAAACAGCCAGTATAAAGTCTTTTTTGGCATCCTGAAAGCGTAGTCCCCAACAATAAACAGGGAGATTAGGAATCACAAAAATAACGGAAAAACAACCGCTTCAGCGTTATGCCCCTATAAATTGAAGAATGAGCCCCAAACAGCCGCTCCTGCCACTTTTCTTCTTACCTTTCGGGGGTAAAATGCGGGCGGAAGGCGTTTCTGGTTTGGCTTTGGTTTACAGAAAACAGGCCCTTTTCCCGCCCGGCTAAATCTTTTTATTTTATGCGCGTAGTGATTCAGCGGGTGTCTGAGGCCTCGGTCACCATTGAGGGAAAAGTGCACGGCCAGATCCAACAGGGCCTGGTGGTGTTGGCGGGCTTCACCGCGACAGATACCCCGGAAGACCTCACCTGGATGGCCAGGAAAATTGTGCAGCTGCGCATCTTCTCAGATGCCCAGGATAAAATGAACCTGAGCGTGCAGGACGTAACCGGCGGCATTCTGCTCATCAGTCAGTTTACGCTGTACGCGCTCACCAAGAAAGGGAATCGGCCGTCCTTCATTCAGGCCGCGCACCCAGAAATGGCCATTCCGCTGTACAGCCAGTTTCACCACCTTCTGGAACAGGACCTGGGCCGCACGGTGCACACCGGCATCTTCGGCGCCGACATGAAGGTGACCCTCATCAACGACGGCCCGGTCACCATTACCATAGACTCGCAGAACAGGGAATAATTGTTGATTGTTGATTGTTTTTCAGGTTCTGCTTTCAACCTGTTTTTAGAAAAACAGCCTCAAAACACATCAGCCGCCATCCCTTACACCAGCCCAACATCAACCACTCCCAACAATTGACAATTATCAATCAGCAATTAAAAAACATGACCTTAGAAGAAGCCCAGCAAAGCGTAGACACCTGGATCAAAGAAGTGGGCGTGCGTTATTTCTCTGAACTGACCAACCTGGCTATTCTTACCGAAGAGGTGGGCGAAGTGGCCCGCATCATCGCGCGCCGCTATGGCGACCAGTCGTTCAAGAAAAGCGATGAGGAAGTGGACCTGGGCGCGGAGATGGCTGATGTGCTGTTTGTGCTGATTGCCCTGGCGAATCAGACGGGTGTAAACCTTACAGAGGCCTTCGCCAAGGGCATGGAAAAACGCACCTCACGCGACAAAGACCGCCACCAGAACAACCCTAAGTTACGGTAAGCCCATAAAAGATGAACTCCTGTTTTGGGGCCGTTTTTGTAAAAACGGCCCCAAAACAGGAGTTCATCTTAGTTGAAAAATACGCTTACTGCGCCGGCACCAGGAAATCGCCCTGCAAAATGGGTACTACCTGATAGACGTCCTCGCGGAGGCAGAACTCAATGTCTGGCAGGATGTGGAGCCGCTCCAACCGCTGCACGTGCGAGGATTTTGACAGGAAGCCCAGCAAGTCTGACTTGGCGGTCTGGTACAGGTGATACGCCGCCAGCGTGGCGTCATGGTTCAGCTCAAAGTCCCCTTCCAGGCGTTCGGCCAGGGCACCGGCAAACAGGGTGTCTTCCAGGTTGAACAGACCTTTCCAGCCCGCGCACACCACTACCACGTCTTTGCCGGCCTTGCGCAGGTAATCGGCCACGGCGCCCACGTTCAGGAACGCGCCAATCAACACCTCGTCCGCGGGGCGGGAAAGCCGGATGGCCTGCGTGCCGTTGGTGGTGGTAATGGCCAGGTGCCGGCCCCGCACCCCTTCCTCCTGGTAATGGAACGGCGAGTTGCCCAGGTCAAACCCTTCGGCCTTCACCCCGTCCCGCTCAGCGGCCACCATGTAGCCCTGGTCTTTGTAGGCCATGCACTCTGTGAGTTCGCTTACGGGGGCAATGTGCACCACGCCATGCGACAGGGCCGTCACCATGCTGGAGGTGGCCCGCAGCACATCTACCGCCACGGCAATCTTTCCTTGCAATTTAAAAAGGGGCAACAGCTCTGGGCTGAAGCAAACATCTATAGAGGGCATTTTGAAAGTTAAGAGTTAAAAGTTGAGAGTTAAGAGTGGAAGGCGTTAGGAAAATGTCTTTAAAAAGTAAATTCTGTTTTGGGGCCGTTTTTGTAAAAACGGCCCCAAAACAGAATTCCAACTTTTAACTTATAACGCTCAACTCTTAACTACTATTTACAGGGTTGGCTTGTAGAAAGGCAGCTTTACTACCTGGGCTTTGAGTTGCTTGTTGCGCACTTTGATGAAGATCTCGGTGCCGGGGGTGGTGTACTCGGTTTGCAGGTAACCTAGGCCTACTCCCTTTCCTAAAGACGGGGACATGGTGCCGGAGGTAACCTCGCCAATGGGGTGGCCTTCGGCGTCCACGATCTCATAATGGCTGCGTGGAATACCCTGCTCCATCATCTCAAAACCGATAAGCTTGCGGCTAACGCCCTGCTCTTTCTGGGCTTTCAGGTTCTGGGCGTTGGTGAAGTCTTTGCTGAATTTGGTTACCCAACTCAGGCCGGCCTCCAGCGGCGACGTGCTGTCTGTGATGTCATTGCCGTACAGGCAGTAACCCATCTCCAGACGCAGCGTGTCACGGGCACCCAGGCCAATGGGCTTGATGCCTACCGGGGCACCGGCTTCCATGATCTTCTGGAACACTTCTTTGGCGTTCTCATTTGGCACATAGATCTCAAACCCGCCCGCGCCGGTGTAGCCGGTAGCCGAAATGATTACGTCTGGCACGCCGGCAAACACGCCTTTGTCAAAGGTGTAGTACACCATGTTGGCCAGATCTACCGGGGTAAGGGGTTGGAGGGCTTCCACGGCTTTGGGGCCCTGCACCGCAAACAGAGACATCTCATCTGAGATATTCTTCATCTGGGCGTTGTTGGTATTGAACTGGCTAATCCAGTTCCAGTCTTTTTCAATGTTAGAGGCGTTCACCACCAGCATGTACTCCTCGGGGGCCAGGCAATACACCAGCAGGTCATCCACAATGCCGCCTTCCTGGTTGGGTAAATACGAATACTGAATTTTGCCCGGGGTAAGCTTAGAAGCGTCATTGGAGGTCACGCGTTGGATCAGGTCCAGGGCGTTAGGGCCAGACACCAGGAACTCGCCCATGTGCGAGACATCAAAAATACCCACCGCTTTTCTAACGGCGTGGTGCTCTTCCAGGTCTGAGCTGTAGCGAACCGGCATGTTGTACCCGGCAAACGGGACCATCTTGGCGCCCAGCGCCTCATGCACATCGTTCAAGGCTATTTTCTTTAACTCCATATATCTTTGATTTAGCAGGTGCTGTAAAATAAAGGCAAAAGTAGGCAAATAGGCCGGGTTTAGAAACCCGTATTTGCAGGGAGGCAAACGAGGCCCAAGACATGGTACTATCCAGAAAACCTTCTAATATCCCTCTCCTTTAAGTACAAAATCAATACCTAAACCTAGGTAAATATATGAGCGTAATAATGCAACAGAATCCCCGCAAACGTGTTTAAACCAAGAATTTAGGCGTAAGCAGTAATACCTTCTTATTAATTAAATACCAAATTATGGTTTAAAAATTCAAAACCTGACCACTTTCTGGTTCGTATTTACGAGGGATAGCAAAATTCCCCCATCTTCTATCGTCTGCGCACTGCTCTCCTTTAGAAGAAAGGAACGGGCAGGAGGATTTGGCCTGGATATTTGCTTTGTACGCTTAACGCCGGAGGTATGAGTTTTAGGGATACAGTTTTAAATGAGGCAGAGCTAATCTTTGAGAAAAGGGGAATAGAAAACACATCTACAGAAACCTTATTGACTGCGCTGGGCATCTCCCGGGGAACGTTGCATGAAATAGCCCACACAAAAAAACACCTGGTGCAGTTATGCATCATTCAATCCATAAAAAACAGGCAGGAAATAGTAGATAAGATTGTGGCCAAGGCAGACCACCCCATGGAGGCGGTGTTGCATTTGCTGAAACTAAGCATTGAGGAAGTTCATTCCTTTAGTTCTGAGTTTGTGCAGGACCTGCGGGACTATTACCCCCGCTCCTGGGCCCGGCTGGAATTGTTCATGCGCACGATCTCCCAGAAATACCTGCAGCCTTTACTGGCCAAAAGCATTGAGTTGGGCTACCTGCAGCAAGACCTTCCGCCAGAGTTAGTGGTGCGGCTGTTTCTGAACCAATTACAGGGCCTGCTCAACCCGCAACTGTTTCCGGCGTACGCCTTTGATTACCAGCAATTGTTTAAAATAGTGTTTGTGTACCATTTAAGAGGCTGCGCCACTCCGTTGGGTCAGTCGCATATTGAAAAGTTCACGCATAAAGCCATGGCCGTTTAAGGTCTCTGAAAAATAATTAAATTTACCCAGCCGGCTTTCCTGAAAAGGGAGGGCTCGGCTTTTCTGTATATATACCCAGAGAGGAATTTCTCTCTTCTAGCGCGCTCTACATGAATCTTTCAACCAAGCTCTTTGCCGG
This Rufibacter radiotolerans DNA region includes the following protein-coding sequences:
- a CDS encoding TetR/AcrR family transcriptional regulator encodes the protein MSFRDTVLNEAELIFEKRGIENTSTETLLTALGISRGTLHEIAHTKKHLVQLCIIQSIKNRQEIVDKIVAKADHPMEAVLHLLKLSIEEVHSFSSEFVQDLRDYYPRSWARLELFMRTISQKYLQPLLAKSIELGYLQQDLPPELVVRLFLNQLQGLLNPQLFPAYAFDYQQLFKIVFVYHLRGCATPLGQSHIEKFTHKAMAV
- a CDS encoding nucleotide pyrophosphohydrolase; the encoded protein is MTLEEAQQSVDTWIKEVGVRYFSELTNLAILTEEVGEVARIIARRYGDQSFKKSDEEVDLGAEMADVLFVLIALANQTGVNLTEAFAKGMEKRTSRDKDRHQNNPKLR
- a CDS encoding 2-phosphosulfolactate phosphatase; protein product: MPSIDVCFSPELLPLFKLQGKIAVAVDVLRATSSMVTALSHGVVHIAPVSELTECMAYKDQGYMVAAERDGVKAEGFDLGNSPFHYQEEGVRGRHLAITTTNGTQAIRLSRPADEVLIGAFLNVGAVADYLRKAGKDVVVVCAGWKGLFNLEDTLFAGALAERLEGDFELNHDATLAAYHLYQTAKSDLLGFLSKSSHVQRLERLHILPDIEFCLREDVYQVVPILQGDFLVPAQ
- the gcvT gene encoding glycine cleavage system aminomethyltransferase GcvT — encoded protein: MELKKIALNDVHEALGAKMVPFAGYNMPVRYSSDLEEHHAVRKAVGIFDVSHMGEFLVSGPNALDLIQRVTSNDASKLTPGKIQYSYLPNQEGGIVDDLLVYCLAPEEYMLVVNASNIEKDWNWISQFNTNNAQMKNISDEMSLFAVQGPKAVEALQPLTPVDLANMVYYTFDKGVFAGVPDVIISATGYTGAGGFEIYVPNENAKEVFQKIMEAGAPVGIKPIGLGARDTLRLEMGYCLYGNDITDSTSPLEAGLSWVTKFSKDFTNAQNLKAQKEQGVSRKLIGFEMMEQGIPRSHYEIVDAEGHPIGEVTSGTMSPSLGKGVGLGYLQTEYTTPGTEIFIKVRNKQLKAQVVKLPFYKPTL
- the dtd gene encoding D-aminoacyl-tRNA deacylase, with the translated sequence MRVVIQRVSEASVTIEGKVHGQIQQGLVVLAGFTATDTPEDLTWMARKIVQLRIFSDAQDKMNLSVQDVTGGILLISQFTLYALTKKGNRPSFIQAAHPEMAIPLYSQFHHLLEQDLGRTVHTGIFGADMKVTLINDGPVTITIDSQNRE